One Kribbella sp. NBC_00662 genomic region harbors:
- a CDS encoding ANTAR domain-containing protein: protein MLGLYSVHPDAFGPDEEAVAQILARHASVAVASARHEVNLANAVDARKLVGQAMGILMERYDLDSDRAFAILRRYSQDTNTKLRDVAAQLIQTRKLPH, encoded by the coding sequence GTGCTGGGCCTGTACTCGGTCCACCCGGACGCATTCGGACCTGACGAGGAGGCAGTCGCACAGATCCTCGCCCGACACGCCTCGGTCGCCGTCGCCAGCGCCCGGCACGAGGTCAACCTCGCGAACGCTGTCGACGCCCGCAAACTGGTCGGGCAGGCGATGGGCATCCTCATGGAACGCTACGACCTCGACAGCGACCGCGCCTTCGCGATCCTGCGCCGCTACTCCCAAGACACCAACACCAAACTCCGCGACGTCGCAGCCCAGCTGATCCAGACCCGCAAGCTGCCCCACTGA
- a CDS encoding Hsp20/alpha crystallin family protein: MRRNHHSGEPVRWLPTDPFASLEDIWRRMDQMMRTFGMTADRSGWSPFPVDIEETDDAYIVEIDLPGVARDDITLAWNDRELTVHGEVKQRERRGFVRQQTRRVGQFHHTVPLPGEVAGEQITANLRDSKPAS, encoded by the coding sequence GTGAGGAGGAATCACCACAGCGGGGAGCCGGTGCGGTGGCTGCCGACTGATCCGTTCGCGAGTCTCGAGGACATCTGGCGGCGAATGGACCAGATGATGCGCACGTTCGGCATGACCGCTGACCGATCCGGATGGTCGCCTTTCCCGGTCGACATCGAGGAGACCGACGACGCCTACATCGTCGAGATCGACCTGCCCGGGGTCGCCCGCGACGACATCACGTTGGCCTGGAACGACCGCGAGCTGACCGTGCACGGCGAAGTGAAACAACGCGAACGTAGAGGCTTCGTGCGTCAACAGACCCGCCGCGTCGGGCAGTTCCACCACACCGTCCCCCTGCCCGGCGAGGTCGCCGGTGAACAGATCACGGCCAACCTCCGCGACAGCAAACCCGCCAGTTGA